In Opitutaceae bacterium, the sequence GGCCGTGCTTCGCTCGAATGCGGCCAAAATCCCGGCGATCGGACCCGCGCCAGGGACAGTGTCGTGCACGCAATGGATTTCGCCAGCAGCCCAGTCCTGGTCCCTCCTGACCGATAGAAAGACCCTCCGCGCACCAGCCTCCACAAGCATCGAGTGCTGGCGCTGCCAGAGCAGGCGGCCGTCGCGCAGCGCGAGACAGGCCTTGTCCGTCCCCATGCGGCTCGACTTCCCCGCTGCGAGAAGCACCCCATCGAAGCTCAGCCCGTGGCTTGACGGCGCATTCACGACCTCAGCCGCTTTCCGGAAGAAATGTCGGGAAGGAAACCCCACGGCGTGGCGGACAGCAGCCGAGGCACTGCGCCATGTGCAGCTCCACATTGCGCGAGCCCCAGGCGTAGGCCGTGCGAACCAGCTTCTCCGCCGCGCACGGCGCCAGGATGAGCGGTGCCCTGCCACGCAGGCTGTCCAACGCGACCCAAAGCAAAGCCAGGGCAGCATCGTCGTCAACCGCCGCACCAGGGCCGATCTTGAGGTTGCGCTCATCGTGGCTCGCCACAAGAAACCCCTGCACTTCACCCGCCGGAGTCTCCTGCAGCCAGGTGCGCCATGACCCCGACTTCCCCGTGAGGAAATAGTGATAGTCTTTCTCGCGGGAAATTCCCTGGAGTTGCAGTTCAAGACCGGCCATGGCGGCGCAGTCGGCGGGTGTCGCGCTGCGCACACGCGAGATCCCCTCCGGCGGATCCGCCCGCAGGCCTCCCGCAGGGACATTCACCGTCAGATCCTGGTAGAGCGTATGTGGGACAAAACCGAGCCGCGTGTACAAGGAGAAGGAATCGAGATTCAGAGCGCTGGAGACAAGGCGCACGGGTTTGCCTTCCCGCTTCGCCCGA encodes:
- a CDS encoding GNAT family N-acetyltransferase — its product is MSSITTRQTFTIEPLQAGEHDAVARLLHSSLYNWYQQRLGQGERFGETHTPFLVIPEVYDELDPGEALVARDRSSGAVIGVCFVHPRPTHISIGIVATATEAQGRGVARALIEPVILRAKREGKPVRLVSSALNLDSFSLYTRLGFVPHTLYQDLTVNVPAGGLRADPPEGISRVRSATPADCAAMAGLELQLQGISREKDYHYFLTGKSGSWRTWLQETPAGEVQGFLVASHDERNLKIGPGAAVDDDAALALLWVALDSLRGRAPLILAPCAAEKLVRTAYAWGSRNVELHMAQCLGCCPPRRGVSFPTFLPESG